The sequence below is a genomic window from Plasmodium gaboni strain SY75 chromosome 10, whole genome shotgun sequence.
atatatttagatGAAGCAGATGATTTAAATGGCCCCAAAAGTAAAACAAAAGAAGATAACTAccatttatattattgggatgatttttataatgaatataaaccaactcatttaaattatctTATGCATTATACAGTTCATGAAccaaaaaatttttataatactACTAATGAAGAAACGAACAAATTAAAAGGTACAACCAATGAAGAAACGAACAAATTAAATGGTACAACCAATGAAGAAACGAACAAATTAAATGGTACATCTAATGAAGAAAAGAACAAATTAAATGGAACAACTAATGAAGAAAcgaaaaaattaaatggTACAACTAATGAAGAAAcgaaaaaattaaatggTACAACTAATGAAGAAACACATAATTTTTACTACCCTACTCATGAAGAATCatacaatttttattacacaactaatgatgaatataatgTTCCATTagattataataatgacTACGAGTATAATTACTTtgaatatgataattataatattaaaaatgttaaaGACAATTTGGTAAAAAAAGTTAATGATTTTATGGAATCAGATAATTTAATACTTAATACCTTTAAAGGTATAGCTGGAGGTGTCACTAGTTTTTTCggatataaaatataaatttatagatataaatatactGTAGTCttacaaaaaaatgtaaggaaaattgttatattatgtattatttaaaattttatacaAGTAACTTATGAATGTGAAACATAGTTGTATACCATTTGcttatatacatttatgtatttatttatttatttgtttaatgaaaatatcatttaattatgtaatatttatatctcCTATATTATACTTTATGTAGTATTTAAAAActaaatatttattttttatatatgttattattatcaaaaaaaatatacatgTATACATAATGTTGGATTTCAATTTGGATTCAAAATTTTAGTTTCGAATTAGGTTCtaaaatttattttgaaactttctttttatttttttaaagaactttattaaaaatatatattttattatatatctattttttttttttttttattatttatttcattataattttcattttttcttttttcctttttttttgcatAAAGAAAACTATTGGTGTCTTTTTAGTATTtacaatataaaattaattttcAAACTTTTgtgatatattaattttataattattttccataatatgtatatatctatatattgtatatatattatgtaacCGATTCtctatttattttaaatggaaaaaaaaaaaaaaaagaaaaaaaaaatatttacatattgCTATANNNNNNNNNNNNNNNNNNNNNNNNNNNNNNNNNNNNNNNNNNNNNNNNNNNNNNNNNNNNNNNNNNNNNNNNNNNNNNNNNNNNNNNNNNNNNNNNNNNNAATTTAGATGATTTAGATGAAAGAATAGAAAAATCATCCGAAGAATTATctgaagaaaaaaaaaaaggaaagaaatatgaaaaaacaaaggataataatttaatatcAAATGATAAAAGTTTGTATGATGAgcatattaaaaaatataaaaatgttaagCATATTAATAGGGAAAAGgaaaaattcaaaaaatcAGTGTTTCATATATTTGGCAGAGACAATGAAATTGTACAGATCGTAAATGAATTATCTGAAGATATAActaaatattttatgaaacTATAAGgttatatatgtgtataaaattttttatccttatttttgattaataataaaatatatatatatatatatatatatatatatatatatatgcatatatattagataaatatatattatattatttacaaataaactttcaataattatatataaaaaaatttttttttttttttttttttactacCATGATAAAActatattaaaataaaaagagTTTTCaaagaaaacaaaaacaaaaaaaaaaaaaaaaattgcATGAAAGTAATTACggaaataatatatttaaaactAAATATTTGTCCTTAAATAATTTCCtgttttataaataatttgtatgtttaaataaataataaattgccatatattaaagatataaatatacatatgtatatattaagtaGTTTATAGAaatgaatttttttcatttataaataaatttatatatatatatatataattatttattataattcaCAAAATAGTACTTTTATTAGAGAAAAGGAAAAGTTTTCTTGTTTTGTGTACAACCATAAATATTATGGGaaccatatatataaatattggaaaaaaaaaaaaaaaaaaaaagaaaaaggaaaaaaacTCCAAGTTTTtaattcataataatatagaattaaatttataatttccttcttttttatttttttcttaatatattaaaaaaaaaaaaaatttttattttattaaaattctaattaaaaaaaaaaaaaaaatgtaaaaaattattttattttttctatcCTAAAGAACAATAATTTTCGATTTGCACACACctataaaataaaaatttatatacctttatttaattattatttatttttttttttataatatcctgttatgttttaattttcaTCTTATTTTAAAGGTtatgaaattattttaaatagGTTACATGTCAATAGAATGAAAAAAGGTAAAAAGCATATTTTTCAGATAATTTTATTGTTTCTTCTAAAACCTATAGTACAAAATGTGAAACATCTggtatattatttttattcttattattagatgtgaaaaaaaaataataataataatttatacATAACATAGAAAAAGtgacaaaaaaaaaaaaaaaaaaaaaaaaaggattCATTTTGAAAATGGTAATTAGATTTgataaatttattaataaaatatataacaattaGTTTTATTAgtaattaaaaaaaaaatatatatatatttatataaatacatatcATTAAATGATCTTTAttctattatttttatatttggTAAAACACTACAAAAATAAGAGAGATGCTAAAATGCATGTTGGGCATTAgttaaatattatatccCTAATGagattattataaattcaaaatttaagaaaataaagataaaaaatataaatatataaatatatattaattatgtatgaaaaatattaactattattttattatatatatattatatatagatgTGTAGAATAATTCtacaaataattattagttgatattttatatgtgCTTACATGAAATggttattttttttattttatatcacAACTAGagaaataaatttatattattttgttattaaattcatttataaattcAAGTATGATACCTTTGTAATTTAACTTTTTTTAGAATCACTAAAGTATATTTACTAAGGGTTATAATGATTTGtgtataaaaattttttttttttttttttttttttttaaaaaattttcttttctttcttttttttattgtgtattaattaaaaaaaaaaaaaaaaaaaaaggaaaaaatgACTAAAGTATTTTTTcctatattatatttattaacaattttaaatatattaatattgtgtgaagaaaatgaattaaCTATAGAAAATGATCAAGACAGTAATTACAATTATACAAAAGTAAAACTTAATGAAGGATGTACATTACATAATACTTGTAGtataaatgatgaaaagaaaaactTTATATCACAAAATGAAGAATTTCAAAGTAAGTTATttagtaataatatagaaaatgaagaagaagaattatctgattatttaaatatgtttaataaTGTTGATGAGAACTCTAATAATTCTCCACATTGTCAGACAGACTTATCCCTAATAGAAAGTCTTCAAACATTAACAGATATTACATCGGGTAATGATACATTATATAGTATAATACCTGATAACATTTCAGAATCTGATGTagaattaataaaagatgaagaaaatgaaattcttgaaaatttaaatgaCAATGAAgttataaaagaattattaataaatgatattCAAAGTGATGTTGAGGAAAATAATTTAGTGGATAATCACTTGaataatatggaaaatataaatgttaattataatttaaatgataatcTTAATATGATTCATAATgttaataatgatattaatgttaatatgcataataatattgataataacCAGAATGTtgatatgaataataataatgttgatatgaataataataatgcggatataaataataataataatgctgatataaattataataatgctgatataaatgataataatgctgatatgaataataataacgtatatataaattatgatgctaataatgaaaatgaagagGTAATAAATGAAGGAATGAACCAAGAGAAAATGGAAGAAAATAACGATGAGTATATGGATGAAATGATGGAAACTTATGAAGATAACGAAAATGAATATAACACTGAACaaaaggaaatatatacaGAAGAACCAACTTCATCAACAAACGTGGAACCggaaaaagaaaatgaaaatgataataatgtataCTCGAAAAAGGAATACgaatatataatagataCAGATGACACAGAACACATGACTGTACAACATGGAGATAAAACGTTGTCActtattaaaattaaaaaggTAGAGAAACCAACTGGTAAGGAACCAGAAAATATAGGACGACGTAGTAGAAAAAAAGGAAGTATGCTGGAATTCActgaacaaaaaaaaaaattaaaaggTCTAGTAGTAATGCCTCATGAAATGTATGACTTACATAAAGGCAAAGGTAAAAATTTACCCAAACAATGGGAATATGAATTTGAAGAATTTAGTGATGACGATAGTGATGATGAAAGTGATTTTGAAAGTGATGACGAAGATGATGATTATGAGGACGATGCTgaagatgaagaaaaagaCGATGTTGACGAGCAGCTAAAAGAACGAGCTGATGAGGAGGAAGAATATCAAGAAGATGACGATTATGAAGATATGGAAGATgaagatgaagaagatgatgatgatgaggatttaaaatatgatttCTTTGATGATGAAAATTATGAAGACGATGAGTATGATGAAGATAATTTTGAATCACCAGAGGGAGAAGAAAATGCATCcgaaaataattttaatagAAGAAATAAGCAAAGAATGGATATATTGAATATGATTTTAATGAGAGATATGTTATCTAATTTGGATGAAAATAATGTCTCTTTTGATGACCTAAATGATATATACGATTTCATGAATAAATGaaatgtataatttttttttatactcttatataattcaaaattaaattaataaaataaaatataaatatgaagTATCAATTAACactttattattttattttttcaaacatattaaaaatatatatatatatatatatatatatatatatataatatctatattttatacacattcaaaataaaaaattaaaaaaattaaaattaatttatatttttattataaattatattaaaataaaattaatatacatatgaCTTATATTGTCATAATATgaaatttaattatattatcatagTTCTATctaataattatttaatcatgaaaaattttattatatttgaattattattcttattttttttttttttttttttttcactttggaacaatatatttttttaaaatataaaaacatatatatatgtaattaaaataagaaaaatatatacatatatatatatatatatataattaaataataaggCTCCAAGATTATAATTTGAAAATTTCATCTGTAATGTGTATACAAGCCcttaatatttcatataacaattttatgtatacattatatgtatatattttttttttattttttgaattaaaataatttatgatttaaaaaattattaatttatttcatatttttcatgtaaatataaaattcattaattataaagatTCAAATTTGTAATTAACACATgaatatatgttttaatgTGTTAcatgtatgtatatttatgtatagAAATTAATAACAGTAATTAAATAAAGGAAATGGATTAAATGTGGTATAATGATaaaaggatatatatattaagatattatataattttgaatttcggataaatgaaataaaacaaataaatcAGGTAccaaatataaaaaaaaaaaatgttatcACGAATTCTATTATGGAACAGAAATTCGTGTTGTATAACATTTATACCTATGAGGGCTCCAGctaaaaagaaaaaaacacaggacaaaaaaaaaaaagaagtgtaatattaaattattaaaatgtttatatatatatatatatatgtatgttaTGCTTTTGTGTGTAGCgtaattttttattatgaaaatatttaatttttattattatattatatatatatatatttttttttttttttcctttaatttttcataacAGTGTTAATGATAAAGATAAGTTATTAGAAACTCGATATTTGCCTTATATTCCTCCAGCGTATGTTGTTGATACTGTATCATTTTTCAAAGACAAAAGTAAATTAGATTATTTATTAGCTTTAATCTTCAGTCCAAAAAATCCAACTGATACTTATGAAGATAGGGTAGAATATCAGAAGAGGtttgaaatatatgaaCTTTTGAGAAAAGTAAGTGTAATCAAGTTTAACTTTTATAccataaatatatatatatatatgacatcaataatacacataaaaatttatatgatttacaataaaatatgacACTTCAAATGAacacacatataaatatatatatatatatatatatatatatatatatatagttatatgtcttatttttgtttcctttttagaaagaagaaaataaatatcaGAAACATTTggaaaaaatgaaagaaaaGGTGTTCGAATCTATTAAAAATTTGCCGCAAGAATTATATGATGaaagtataaaaaatggAGAATTATTGGATAATGctgatatattatttggtttaaaatatgaaaatagcttacttaaaaatatgaataattataaaaagaagTTGTTACATGCctataaaattttaatttatttaagatatcctttttatttagtaaagaaaaaaaatcCCATGCTATTTTATATAAGCGAAAGTAAGGCAATAAGTAGacaaaaacaaattaattctcagaagaaaaaattaaaaaaaaaatagttttatttcttattttattttatttcttattgTTAATGGAGAAATTATAagtttttataaaaaatgagacaatataaagataacaaaaaagaaaatataataaaaatgtatataaaacaaataattataaggtaaactatattatttcaaatatgtaatatatatatatatttatttatttatttgaaaaaatgGTATGcattattaaataaaataaaaaaatcaaataataaattaatatagaaatatttaaaaatcTTCATCACTATCACTGCATTCctattaaaaaaaaaaaaaaaaaattcaaggtatataatatcatcgttattatattaattacatgtattattttttctgtattttaaaaatcatagcttttattttattaataattatttattattatattattttatatttttttatttggctttttatttttttttaactaTCTTACcaaattatttataactTTCTTTTTGTATAAAAACATTTCTAAATCTTTTGTTTTAAAGTTATCATTATCTGTTAATAAAAAGCATAATACAATAAGGcatgaaatatatatatatatatatttatatattatatgtatatttttttttttttttttttttttacttcCAAAATCTTCGAACCCCACAGAAGTTTGTATCAACACTCCATCAATAAATAAGCATAAACTTGGTAAAactttaatatttaatttattcataaaaaacAGACAGTTTTTTGCTTCCATTCTATAAAGaaatgtatacatatatacatataaatatatatataatagttTATGGAATATATGAAGttcttaattttttttatataaagatgATATATGATTTTAATTCCTCACTTGATAAATTTAGTAGCTAAATGTTTATTAGCTAATTTGATTAAATGAGAGTGTAAAATGTCACATCTTTTAAAACTGttatcataaaaatgacaaatctataaaaaatgagaataatgaaaatatgaataattttatgtcatttcattttattatttattttttttttttttttttaagaaatCCACTTACTACATTATGATTCTTAAGAACTGAAGGTAAAAAGTCCTTTTCACAGACTTCTGTATAAACTCCATCTCTTTTTAAttctctttttttctttaaatacaataataaaagaacGAAACAATATACAATAAgattataaataatttaatataaatataatatatatatatatatatatatattttttgtatatgattttttttttactttaAACTCCATAAGTCTTTTTTCTCTCCATTTTCTAATTTCTTCTTCGTCACTATTTTCGTCTACTAAAAAAGTTGTTAAATTGgttttataatttatatcaattttttttttttttttataatatatataattatatttacacacatataaatttgtTCATAAATGTTTGAGAATAGACATATAAccatacatatatatatttattgtcatatattaaatacCATTCTTTTCTTCATTTCCATCAATCCTCAGTCCTTCATCTTTTTCGTCATCatgtttttgtttttgtttttcaACCAATTTACACTCTTTTTCTATATCTTCTTTAGCTTTTTCCTGTACAATTAAAGGgaacaaatatatatacatatatatatatatatatatatatatatatatatatatatatatttcttatagTGTTTATGGATATTTATATGGTTTGGGGtaaacaaatattttattaacatatttaaacatatttttaaatgttatatattactaaTGTGAGTGTTGTACATATATCGCTCAATTTATTTTTGGgtatcatatttttattatatttaattgaactattttaataaaaataactttttttttttttttctttttttttttttatttctttgGAATTTCTATAAGgcaatatattattttgtgtATTTGTTACATATAGTTAAAGGATAGATAATCctatatacatatatattaaacaaatatgtaataattacatatgttttttttccacatttatttatacttaaaaatatgattagaacaaattaatatatatatatatatatatatatatatatatatatatatgtgatataTAGGTTTGTTAtaactaaaaaaaaaagtaaaaggaaaaaaaaaaagaaaggagaaagaatgaaaagaaagaaataaaggtgctacataaataaaaactgagataaaagaaaaatttaaataaacaaaaatataatgtcataaaaaaaaaaaaaaaaaaaaaaaaaaaaagaaaaagaattagatatatagatattataatatttgcaaatttaatattataaatatggaAATATTATAAGGATATTTGAATTTCATTTAAgattttaatttaaaaaaaataaaagtcaccaaaatatatgtatatatatatatatatatatatttatattttttataaatcttatttataataatattatattaattcaatacggaatttatattttatcattttctatttttgttttttgGGTACTGCAgaattatgtatataaatatatatattatatataatatatgtgaaatatttttatatatctttattcttataaataatatataaataattttatttgtatatatatgatattacgaatatatttatttaagattatttcttttcttttcttatgatttttttttttgttttttttttttttgatgtGTTTGCACAGTAATAAGTGCTAGTCTTATATTCTCTTCTTATgtacaaaatatttttttttttatttatgcTATGCCAAgtattattaatttcttaataatattctGTTATAATTCCGTGTGTAATTATTACAAAATAGctttttgttttaaattaaattgattatatattttatcccaaaaaaaaaatataatattttgaaaaaatcaaaaagaaaaaacatatggataaaataaaatcgacataattaaatttaatcAATTTGATAATACTTTTTTGCAATATTTCTAAATCAGTATATGTTAAAATTCTTTTccaatatattttgttctCCAGTCTTCTAAAGGAAAAGcctataaaaaaaaaaaaaaaaaaaaaaaaaaaaagagaataTAAGAAATTCGATGAactataattttttcaGGAATAAGTACAcatatatagaaataaataaaatgtataataataaaaatatatattcatttttacTTGTAGCTTTCTCGTAAAACTtagaatatatttgttGATTATTATTCCAATTATAAAGGACAATATCATCTGAATATAAAATCCATCAACTAGCACACATTTTCCTGTAGATCAAAAAATTgtcatttaaatatattatatatatatatatatatataatataaaaaaaaataaaaaaatctTATATACCTTTATAACAAAATTCCTTATCAGTGTAATCAAGTAGccataaaaatatagtaGACCACtaagaagaaaaaataaacataaaaataaaaagacATATTATGgaaattataaaacaaaCAAATTCGTATTATAtcacataataatatatatacatatatgtgTAAGTATATTTTCAAATTACGTGTGAGCCCAAATTATTTACGGTATTTAAAAAGGTCATATATGTCCCTCCTATTTTAGGATctgatattatattttgaaaactcatctaaacataaaaagaaatgcatcatgtatatatgtgtatatcTAATTGttatatcataatattttacaatgttgtacaaatatattttagaACGTATACAAgtgaatatatttacagtatataatatatatatatatatatatatatatatatatatatatatattttacaatatatatatatatatatatatatatatatatatatatatatattttatattcttaCCGATGAAACAGTCATTAAATCGATTGAGAAATGATTAAAAACTTGTGccataaatatatacatgtaataaaaataaaattttatatttgtaccttctattttatttgaataCATGTATTTAGTTATAGGTAGTAAAGTAGATAAAATgatatttgaaaaatatcTTAATACATATccaaaataataaacatcCAGTGGTTTcattttttgtataattTTCCCAATAATAGCTGGGGATATAATTGATACAGGTATATATAATGGATTAAATAGAGCAAATTCTTCTTTAGTTATCCCTCTTTTTaacattttaaaatttgTTCCTACCTCTACAGAAGCAAATGGTAAACGgttaattaaaaataaaataataaatattttcattggaggt
It includes:
- a CDS encoding hypothetical protein (conserved Plasmodium protein, unknown function~transcript variant 2; alternatively spliced); translation: MLSRILLWNRNSCCITFIPMRAPAKKKKTQDKKKKEVVNDKDKLLETRYLPYIPPAYVVDTVSFFKDKSKLDYLLALIFSPKNPTDTYEDRVEYQKRFEIYELLRKVKENKYQKHLEKMKEKVFESIKNLPQELYDESIKNGELLDNADILFGLKYENSLLKNMNNYKKKLLHAYKILIYLRYPFYLVKKKNPMLFYISESKAISRQKQINSQKKKLKKK
- a CDS encoding putative phosducin-like protein; translated protein: MIPKNKLSDICTTLTLEKAKEDIEKECKLVEKQKQKHDDEKDEGLRIDGNEEKNVDENSDEEEIRKWREKRLMEFKKKRELKRDGVYTEVCEKDFLPSVLKNHNVICHFYDNSFKRCDILHSHLIKLANKHLATKFIKMEAKNCLFFMNKLNIKVLPSLCLFIDGVLIQTSVGFEDFGNNDNFKTKDLEMFLYKKKVINNLECSDSDEDF
- a CDS encoding hypothetical protein (conserved Plasmodium protein, unknown function~transcript variant 1; alternatively spliced), translated to MLSRILLWNRNSCCITFIPMRAPAKKKKTQDKKKKEVVNDKDKLLETRYLPYIPPAYVVDTVSFFKDKSKLDYLLALIFSPKNPTDTYEDRVEYQKRFEIYELLRKKEENKYQKHLEKMKEKVFESIKNLPQELYDESIKNGELLDNADILFGLKYENSLLKNMNNYKKKLLHAYKILIYLRYPFYLVKKKNPMLFYISESKAISRQKQINSQKKKLKKK